A genome region from Labilibaculum antarcticum includes the following:
- a CDS encoding NADH-quinone oxidoreductase subunit NuoE family protein — translation MDFHEKLVQDLVSKHGRDRENLLPILQGVIDQERYLSEEVILKISKEMSIPAADVYGTASFYSFLDIEPRGKFVIRVCKTITCAMKGKNQIIQSIESFLKIKVGETTIDKKFTILQTNCLGWCHKAPAMLINDDVYTELTPESVVDILREYKEKN, via the coding sequence ATGGATTTTCATGAAAAATTAGTGCAGGATTTGGTTTCAAAACATGGAAGAGACCGGGAAAATCTGCTTCCAATTTTACAGGGAGTGATTGATCAGGAACGATATCTTTCGGAAGAAGTAATACTGAAAATTTCGAAAGAAATGAGTATTCCTGCTGCCGATGTTTACGGTACTGCAAGTTTTTATTCTTTTCTGGATATCGAACCAAGAGGGAAGTTTGTTATTCGGGTTTGTAAGACTATTACTTGCGCGATGAAAGGGAAAAATCAAATAATTCAGTCTATTGAGAGTTTTTTGAAAATTAAGGTGGGTGAAACTACTATTGATAAAAAGTTTACTATTCTTCAAACGAATTGCTTAGGATGGTGTCATAAAGCTCCGGCAATGTTAATAAACGATGACGTTTATACAGAACTGACTCCTGAATCAGTAGTAGATATTCTTCGTGAGTACAAAGAAAAAAACTAA
- the buk gene encoding butyrate kinase: protein METRRILAINPGSTSTKIAVFQGDKSVFLKNIKHSNEELSQFEKISDQFEFRKNIIMKELIDAEIQIDLIEAVVGRGGLVKPIESGIYSVNERLKEDLRIGVLGEHASNLGGLIADNIAQALPKAKAYIADPVVVDEMIDVARISGHPEFQRVSIFHALNQKAIGRAFAQANDKKYEDVNVIVAHLGGGISVGAHCKGRVVDVNNALDGEGPFSPERSGTLPAGALAKLCFSGDYTLDDVKKMIKGEGGLVAHLGTNDAYDVELKAKAGDAKAKLIQDAMSYQVAKSIGAMSTVLKGKVDGILLTGGIAHNPDLVNYIKEMVSFIAPVAVYPGEDEMKALAMNGYMVLRGEIEPREYC from the coding sequence ATGGAAACTCGTAGAATCTTAGCTATTAATCCTGGCTCCACATCTACCAAAATTGCTGTTTTTCAAGGCGATAAATCTGTCTTTTTGAAAAATATAAAGCATTCAAACGAGGAATTATCCCAGTTTGAAAAGATTTCAGATCAATTCGAATTTCGTAAGAATATCATTATGAAAGAATTGATTGATGCAGAAATTCAAATCGACTTAATAGAAGCAGTCGTTGGACGTGGAGGATTGGTGAAGCCAATTGAGTCGGGAATTTACTCGGTAAACGAACGTTTAAAGGAGGATTTAAGAATTGGAGTACTTGGAGAACATGCGAGTAACTTGGGTGGATTAATTGCCGATAATATAGCGCAGGCACTACCTAAAGCCAAAGCTTACATTGCCGATCCGGTAGTTGTAGATGAGATGATTGATGTTGCCCGAATATCAGGGCATCCTGAATTTCAAAGAGTGTCTATCTTTCACGCTTTAAATCAAAAAGCCATTGGTCGTGCATTTGCACAGGCAAATGATAAAAAATACGAGGATGTTAACGTAATTGTTGCTCACTTAGGAGGTGGAATTTCTGTTGGAGCTCATTGTAAAGGGCGCGTAGTTGATGTAAACAATGCATTAGATGGTGAAGGACCATTTTCTCCTGAAAGATCGGGGACATTACCTGCCGGAGCTTTAGCAAAGCTTTGCTTTAGTGGCGATTATACTCTTGACGACGTTAAGAAAATGATAAAAGGAGAAGGTGGATTAGTTGCTCATTTAGGTACTAATGATGCTTACGATGTTGAGTTAAAAGCCAAAGCAGGTGATGCTAAAGCAAAATTAATTCAGGATGCAATGTCATATCAAGTGGCAAAATCCATTGGGGCGATGTCGACTGTACTAAAGGGTAAGGTGGATGGAATACTGCTAACCGGCGGAATTGCTCATAATCCAGATTTAGTAAATTACATTAAGGAAATGGTTTCGTTTATTGCACCCGTGGCTGTTTACCCTGGTGAGGATGAAATGAAGGCATTGGCTATGAATGGATATATGGTTCTAAGAGGAGAAATAGAACCTCGGGAATACTGTTAA
- a CDS encoding serine hydrolase domain-containing protein yields MIVRRLVSVIIIIALVILDQTFSFSTQEAASVPIDNRIEAVSHRISNKLSECVETQKADKLLNRFLKRWEVAGATVAVVKDGKLVYAKGYGYSDVDNEKGVETSNLFRIASVSKLITGTAIMKLQEEGKLHLDDFVFGEHGILNDTIYSNIRDKRTKRITVEHLLRHSGGFTSKYGDPMFLPLAIAKKMKVESPIDAQTIIEFALSRRLGFTPGTRGSYSNLGYVILEKVISKLADEPYETYVQTHVLNPAGIFDMHLGHSLQEDRFPNEVNYYEQSNAIKISAFNGSGKTVFKSNGGNNLEALGGAGGWVASGAELIKFMMAIDGDDTLPDILSKESVKYMTTPNKLGHSPIGWKGTHGNGTWWRTGSLAGSSALLKHYSNGLSYVIITNSSTWRGSDFTKDLSVLMSRFIRSVKVWPEHDLFNHFEARQEVIALDKLPSFEDWS; encoded by the coding sequence ATGATTGTAAGAAGATTAGTATCAGTAATTATCATTATAGCTCTGGTTATTCTAGACCAGACATTTAGCTTCTCTACTCAAGAAGCTGCTTCTGTGCCCATTGATAACAGGATTGAAGCCGTGTCTCATAGAATCTCAAATAAATTATCGGAATGTGTGGAAACCCAAAAGGCTGATAAGTTATTGAATCGCTTTTTAAAAAGATGGGAAGTAGCAGGAGCAACTGTTGCTGTTGTTAAAGACGGCAAATTAGTTTATGCGAAAGGATATGGTTATTCTGATGTGGATAATGAAAAGGGAGTTGAAACATCAAATTTATTTAGAATTGCAAGTGTTTCTAAGTTGATTACAGGTACTGCAATTATGAAATTGCAAGAGGAAGGGAAATTACATTTAGATGATTTTGTTTTTGGAGAGCATGGTATTTTGAATGATACGATATATTCGAATATTAGGGATAAGCGAACAAAAAGAATTACTGTAGAACACTTGCTTCGTCATTCCGGTGGCTTTACAAGCAAATATGGTGATCCAATGTTTTTGCCCTTGGCGATAGCGAAGAAAATGAAGGTTGAATCTCCAATTGATGCTCAAACGATCATTGAATTTGCTTTGTCTAGAAGATTAGGCTTTACACCGGGAACCCGAGGAAGTTACTCTAACCTTGGTTACGTTATTCTCGAGAAGGTAATCTCTAAATTGGCTGATGAACCTTACGAGACCTACGTACAGACGCACGTATTGAATCCTGCTGGTATTTTCGACATGCATTTGGGCCACAGCCTGCAAGAGGATCGCTTTCCTAATGAGGTAAATTATTATGAGCAGTCGAATGCGATTAAAATATCTGCTTTCAATGGATCGGGTAAAACGGTTTTTAAAAGTAATGGTGGAAATAATCTGGAGGCCTTGGGTGGCGCCGGAGGTTGGGTTGCTTCAGGTGCAGAACTAATCAAATTTATGATGGCCATTGATGGTGATGATACTCTTCCGGATATTCTATCTAAAGAAAGTGTGAAATATATGACTACTCCCAATAAGTTAGGTCACAGTCCTATCGGGTGGAAAGGTACTCATGGTAATGGTACTTGGTGGAGAACTGGTTCTTTAGCGGGAAGTTCAGCTTTGTTAAAGCATTATTCAAATGGTTTAAGTTATGTTATTATCACGAATAGCTCTACTTGGAGAGGATCGGATTTTACCAAAGATTTAAGTGTGTTAATGAGTCGATTTATAAGATCGGTGAAGGTATGGCCTGAACATGATCTTTTTAATCATTTTGAAGCTCGCCAGGAAGTAATTGCTCTCGATAAATTACCAAGCTTCGAAGATTGGAGCTAG
- the kdsA gene encoding 3-deoxy-8-phosphooctulonate synthase, with product MIKNIPNIKYTDSGNFFLMAGPCAIESEEIAMRIAERIVQITDKLEIPFIFKGSYRKANRSRLDSFAGIGDEQALKILKKVSDTFGVPTVTDIHSAEEAAMAAAYVDVLQIPAFLCRQTDLLIAAAETGKVINIKKGQFLSAESMKFAVNKVRESGNDQVILTDRGTMFGYQDMIIDYRGIPAMQENNCPVVLDITHSLQQPNQTSGVTGGRPELIETVAKAGIAVGVDGIFIETHPDPANAKSDGANMLHLDYLEDLLTKLVAIRKVINQF from the coding sequence ATGATAAAAAACATTCCAAATATAAAATACACAGATAGTGGTAACTTCTTTCTTATGGCCGGCCCTTGTGCTATTGAAAGTGAAGAAATTGCTATGAGGATTGCTGAGCGAATTGTTCAAATTACGGATAAACTTGAAATCCCATTCATTTTTAAGGGATCGTATCGAAAAGCAAACCGATCAAGATTAGATTCATTTGCTGGTATTGGTGACGAGCAAGCTTTGAAAATCTTGAAAAAAGTAAGCGATACTTTTGGAGTTCCAACGGTTACAGATATTCACTCGGCAGAAGAAGCGGCAATGGCTGCGGCTTATGTTGATGTATTGCAAATTCCTGCCTTTTTATGTCGCCAAACCGATCTTTTAATTGCCGCTGCAGAAACAGGAAAAGTGATAAATATCAAAAAAGGTCAGTTCCTTTCTGCCGAATCAATGAAATTTGCTGTAAATAAAGTGCGGGAATCAGGAAATGATCAAGTAATTCTAACTGACCGTGGAACGATGTTCGGCTATCAGGATATGATTATAGATTACAGAGGTATTCCTGCTATGCAAGAGAATAATTGTCCTGTTGTTTTGGACATTACCCATTCGTTACAGCAACCAAACCAAACAAGTGGAGTTACCGGTGGTCGTCCTGAGCTAATAGAGACGGTTGCAAAAGCAGGTATTGCTGTTGGTGTGGATGGAATCTTTATCGAAACTCATCCCGACCCGGCCAATGCCAAATCGGATGGAGCCAACATGCTTCATTTAGATTATTTGGAAGATTTACTTACAAAACTGGTTGCCATTCGAAAAGTGATCAATCAATTTTAA
- a CDS encoding adenylate/guanylate cyclase domain-containing protein, whose amino-acid sequence MFIGYHKYNEPLHPEFLKIERKRVGIILFIFVVSTLVIPVLHQLIPNLLRDQFNNREFVPVVFFWWLSFLLFETLAFARMSWMIKNERTVSKRVLILNLLLEFGLPAIILYNIVKYDNSLLVLEYDGLTFYFLLLMLSAMHLDFKISLGAGILACCGYFGVSYWGIQFLKPTGDVDQMIEIYSMRSLGLLSAGVIAGIVASEIQKRVNNLLKAKDHQNEIESLLGQQLSKDVAKELILHRNDKVGQKVTGSIMFLDIRNFTVMADHQSPEQTIEFQNAIFDPLIRIIEKNNGIIHQIMGDGFMASFGVAVNNPNHANDAYCAGNQIVEVINHCRDSIDGNKTRVGIGLHCGEVVAGNIGNEIRKQFSLAGKNVIIASRIEQLNKKFNSQFLVSESIANQLNGRHNKLINLGKVKIKGIDDKMVILQVV is encoded by the coding sequence ATGTTTATTGGATACCATAAATACAATGAGCCATTGCATCCTGAGTTTCTTAAAATTGAGAGAAAGCGGGTAGGGATTATCTTGTTTATTTTTGTGGTGAGCACCTTGGTGATACCAGTTTTGCACCAGTTGATTCCAAATTTACTGCGCGATCAATTTAATAATAGGGAATTTGTTCCGGTTGTTTTCTTTTGGTGGTTGAGCTTCTTACTATTTGAAACTTTAGCTTTTGCTCGAATGAGCTGGATGATAAAAAATGAGCGCACAGTTTCTAAACGAGTATTAATTCTCAATTTATTATTAGAGTTTGGCTTGCCTGCCATTATTTTATACAACATCGTAAAGTACGATAACTCTTTGTTGGTATTGGAGTATGACGGTCTTACTTTTTATTTTTTGTTGTTGATGTTATCAGCAATGCATCTCGATTTTAAAATATCTCTGGGGGCTGGCATATTAGCGTGTTGTGGATACTTTGGTGTTTCCTATTGGGGAATACAATTTTTGAAACCAACAGGTGATGTTGATCAAATGATCGAGATTTATTCGATGCGAAGTTTGGGCTTATTGTCGGCAGGAGTAATTGCAGGAATTGTAGCGTCAGAAATTCAAAAAAGGGTGAATAATCTGCTTAAAGCGAAAGATCATCAAAATGAAATTGAGTCTCTTCTTGGTCAACAGTTGTCAAAGGATGTTGCAAAAGAATTAATCTTGCATCGTAACGACAAGGTTGGACAGAAGGTGACTGGATCGATCATGTTTTTAGATATTCGAAATTTCACGGTTATGGCGGATCATCAAAGCCCAGAGCAAACCATCGAGTTTCAAAATGCAATTTTTGACCCTTTAATCAGAATTATAGAAAAGAATAATGGCATTATACATCAAATTATGGGAGATGGTTTTATGGCTTCTTTTGGTGTTGCGGTCAATAACCCAAATCATGCAAATGATGCATACTGTGCTGGTAATCAAATTGTAGAAGTTATTAATCATTGCCGAGATTCAATTGATGGTAATAAAACCCGTGTGGGAATTGGCCTTCACTGTGGTGAAGTCGTTGCTGGAAATATTGGGAATGAAATCCGGAAACAATTTTCTCTGGCAGGCAAAAATGTGATTATTGCTTCTCGAATTGAACAGCTTAATAAGAAATTTAATTCTCAATTTTTAGTAAGTGAGTCGATTGCCAATCAATTAAATGGTCGTCATAACAAATTAATTAATCTGGGTAAGGTTAAAATCAAGGGGATTGATGATAAAATGGTGATATTGCAGGTGGTATAG
- a CDS encoding ABC transporter permease — protein sequence MRILKYLLQKEFLQIFRNKSMLPIIFVMPILQLCVLSFAATYDMKNTNLYVVDKDLSSHSRELISKFNGSPFFTVKEIGFSEKEAEKEIFRDNIDAILVFNKDFGKSVDLKTQASVQILVNAINASSAGLYNAYINSVILDYNEDIKPNFAKLGQDNQHNIVKTTYSHQFNPEMKYIPYMLPGLLVLLVTVISLFLSAMNVVREKEIGTIEQINVTPIKKSQFLMAKLIPFLVIGFFELGLGLLIAVFAFNIPLLGSVWLIYLVAFVYLATILGFGLLISTQTDTQQQAMFIAWFFMVIFLLMGGLFTPIESMPEWGQKLNSLNPIAYFIKIIRMIMLKGSGFFDILRELAILGIFAISTITIAVRMYRKVS from the coding sequence ATGCGAATATTAAAATACTTATTGCAAAAAGAATTTCTACAGATATTTCGTAACAAGAGTATGTTACCTATCATATTTGTGATGCCAATTCTGCAACTTTGCGTTCTGTCTTTTGCGGCGACTTACGATATGAAAAACACAAATCTGTATGTCGTAGATAAAGATCTTTCAAGTCACTCCCGAGAATTGATTTCTAAGTTTAATGGATCTCCATTCTTCACAGTTAAGGAGATTGGGTTTTCGGAAAAAGAGGCAGAAAAAGAGATATTTAGAGATAATATCGATGCGATTCTTGTCTTCAACAAAGACTTCGGGAAATCTGTTGATTTAAAAACACAGGCTTCCGTTCAGATTCTGGTAAATGCCATAAATGCTAGCTCGGCAGGTTTGTACAATGCTTATATCAATTCGGTTATACTGGATTATAATGAAGACATAAAACCAAATTTTGCAAAACTGGGACAAGACAATCAACACAATATTGTCAAAACAACTTATTCTCATCAGTTTAATCCTGAGATGAAATACATACCATACATGTTACCAGGCTTACTGGTTTTATTGGTTACTGTAATTAGTTTGTTTTTGTCTGCTATGAATGTAGTGCGGGAAAAAGAGATTGGAACCATCGAACAAATTAATGTGACACCTATAAAAAAGTCTCAATTTTTGATGGCTAAATTAATTCCCTTTTTAGTGATAGGCTTTTTTGAGTTAGGGCTTGGGCTGTTAATAGCAGTATTTGCATTTAATATTCCATTATTAGGTTCTGTTTGGTTGATTTATTTGGTAGCCTTTGTGTATCTGGCAACAATCTTGGGTTTTGGATTACTGATTTCGACACAAACTGATACACAACAGCAGGCAATGTTTATAGCTTGGTTCTTTATGGTGATTTTCTTACTGATGGGTGGACTATTTACACCGATTGAAAGTATGCCGGAATGGGGCCAAAAGCTGAATTCATTGAATCCAATTGCTTATTTTATCAAGATTATAAGAATGATCATGCTAAAAGGATCAGGCTTTTTTGATATTCTTAGAGAGTTAGCCATATTAGGTATTTTTGCTATATCAACAATTACCATTGCAGTTCGAATGTACAGAAAGGTTTCATAA
- a CDS encoding replication-associated recombination protein A, giving the protein MTPNQPLAERLRPTELKNYLGQKHLVGENAVLRKMIESGNVSSFILWGPPGVGKTTLAKIIAKQLNRPFYTLSAVSSGVKDVREVIAKAEKQKFFSTPNPILFIDEIHRFSKSQQDSLLGAVENGTITLIGATTENPSFEVISPLLSRCQVYVLKAQEKADLEALVDFAIENDSYLNQKKIHVQEKEALLKFSGGDARKLLNILELVVNSQNTESITITNELITKELQENPSMYDKDGEQHFDIASALIKSIRGGDPDATVYWLARMIEGGEQPKFIARRLVISASEDIGLANPNALLLANACFQSVNLVGMPESRIILSETAIYLATSPKSNASYLAIGKAQALVRETGNLSVPLHLRNAPTKLMKDLGYKKDYLYSHDYPGNFVDQQYLPDQIKNQRLYTPQQNAQEIKIWERLKHWWKNRF; this is encoded by the coding sequence ATGACTCCCAATCAACCCTTAGCAGAACGATTACGCCCAACAGAACTGAAAAATTATCTGGGTCAGAAACATTTGGTTGGAGAAAATGCAGTTTTACGAAAAATGATTGAATCCGGCAATGTGTCCTCTTTCATTTTATGGGGACCTCCTGGAGTTGGCAAAACAACTTTGGCCAAAATTATTGCAAAACAACTCAATCGACCATTCTATACTCTTTCTGCTGTAAGTTCAGGTGTGAAAGATGTTCGCGAAGTAATCGCCAAAGCCGAGAAACAAAAGTTTTTCTCGACCCCAAATCCTATTTTGTTTATTGATGAAATTCATCGATTCAGTAAATCGCAGCAGGATTCATTATTAGGAGCTGTGGAAAATGGCACAATTACTTTAATTGGAGCTACAACCGAAAATCCATCCTTCGAGGTGATTTCGCCCTTACTTTCAAGATGCCAGGTTTATGTGTTAAAAGCACAGGAAAAAGCAGATTTAGAAGCCCTTGTTGATTTTGCGATTGAAAATGACAGCTATCTAAATCAAAAAAAGATTCATGTTCAAGAGAAAGAAGCATTATTAAAATTCTCTGGTGGAGATGCCCGAAAGCTGTTAAATATTTTGGAATTAGTTGTTAATTCTCAAAACACAGAATCGATAACTATCACCAACGAACTGATAACCAAAGAACTTCAAGAAAACCCATCGATGTATGATAAAGATGGGGAACAGCATTTTGATATTGCCTCAGCTCTAATAAAATCAATTCGAGGAGGAGATCCTGATGCGACTGTGTACTGGCTGGCACGAATGATTGAAGGTGGAGAACAACCCAAATTCATAGCCCGCAGACTGGTGATATCAGCAAGTGAAGATATTGGTTTGGCAAATCCTAATGCTCTTTTACTTGCAAACGCATGTTTCCAGTCGGTTAACTTGGTTGGAATGCCCGAATCGCGAATTATCTTATCCGAAACAGCTATTTATCTGGCTACTTCACCCAAAAGTAACGCCTCTTATTTGGCAATTGGTAAAGCTCAGGCATTGGTAAGAGAAACAGGGAATTTATCTGTACCTCTTCATTTACGAAATGCGCCAACCAAATTAATGAAAGATTTAGGTTACAAAAAGGACTACTTGTACTCACACGATTATCCTGGAAATTTTGTTGATCAGCAATACCTTCCAGATCAAATAAAAAACCAGAGACTATACACTCCACAGCAAAATGCTCAGGAAATAAAAATCTGGGAAAGATTAAAACACTGGTGGAAGAACAGATTTTAA
- a CDS encoding NADH-ubiquinone oxidoreductase-F iron-sulfur binding region domain-containing protein — translation MTTTIKKQLHRIDLIFKHEDDCKEILRNALSRSNQELVNEMVNSGLKGRGGAGFPTGLKWKLTAESNEKEKYVICNADEGEPGTFKDREILSRVPHKVLSGMAVCAKIIGAEKGYIYLRGEYKFLVPELKKELRKFHDILDELGLDFRVEIFMGSGAYICGEESALIESMEGKRGEPRNKPPFPSVRGFKGKPTVVNNVETLAHSYTILKFGAKKFRDLGVKDSRGSKVFSVSGDTPIPGIYELELGMTVQDFVDDFGDGDCKAVQVGGASGFLVPRKRFGKTTIGYEGKLTGISLPTGGSMMIFNSSRSMYNVLNNYLEFFEEESCGQCTPCRVGCQQLLKGIKAVKRGEKPASYLDQLLKLTETMKLTAKCGLGQSVANSFSSIVENFREEMIY, via the coding sequence ATGACAACAACTATTAAAAAACAACTGCATAGAATCGATCTGATCTTTAAGCATGAAGATGATTGTAAAGAGATTCTTAGAAATGCATTGTCAAGATCTAACCAGGAGCTTGTCAATGAAATGGTGAATTCTGGTCTTAAAGGTAGAGGTGGTGCAGGTTTTCCAACTGGGTTAAAATGGAAACTGACTGCCGAATCGAATGAAAAGGAAAAGTATGTAATCTGTAATGCAGACGAAGGAGAACCAGGAACATTTAAGGATCGGGAAATTTTATCAAGAGTACCGCATAAGGTTCTTTCGGGTATGGCTGTGTGTGCTAAAATTATTGGAGCTGAAAAAGGCTATATCTATTTACGAGGAGAATATAAATTCTTAGTTCCTGAATTGAAGAAAGAACTAAGAAAATTTCATGATATACTGGATGAGTTGGGATTGGATTTCCGTGTTGAAATTTTTATGGGAAGTGGAGCATACATTTGTGGTGAGGAAAGTGCTCTTATTGAATCGATGGAAGGTAAAAGGGGGGAACCTAGAAATAAACCTCCATTTCCGAGTGTGAGAGGCTTTAAAGGAAAACCAACAGTAGTTAATAATGTGGAAACTCTAGCTCATTCTTACACAATATTAAAATTTGGAGCCAAAAAATTTAGAGATCTTGGTGTTAAGGATTCTCGGGGTTCTAAGGTGTTTTCGGTATCCGGAGATACTCCCATACCGGGAATTTATGAGCTGGAATTGGGGATGACTGTTCAGGACTTTGTTGATGATTTTGGCGATGGCGATTGTAAAGCCGTTCAGGTTGGTGGTGCATCTGGTTTTTTGGTTCCGCGAAAGCGTTTTGGAAAAACCACGATTGGTTACGAAGGGAAATTAACAGGTATATCGTTACCTACAGGAGGATCTATGATGATTTTTAATAGTTCTCGATCCATGTATAATGTATTGAACAATTATCTGGAATTCTTTGAAGAAGAATCTTGTGGACAGTGTACGCCATGCCGCGTTGGTTGTCAGCAACTTTTGAAAGGAATTAAAGCAGTTAAACGTGGTGAAAAACCCGCTTCTTATCTCGATCAACTCCTGAAATTAACTGAAACCATGAAGTTAACAGCTAAATGTGGATTGGGACAATCAGTTGCAAATTCGTTTTCTTCTATTGTCGAAAATTTCCGCGAGGAAATGATTTATTAA
- a CDS encoding NADH-dependent [FeFe] hydrogenase, group A6 — MVNLTINGIAVSVKENKTILEAAKELHIKIPTLCYHKDLCVAGNCRVCIVEQVGNQKLVASCATPVSEGMEINTNTLKVRNCRKHIIELLLTEHREECTKCYRNGHCELQALSAEYQITNQDFIDLVPDKNYTIDMLSPAIVKDDSKCIRCQRCVRTCAEIQSVGAIAVAHKGSKMKISTFFDRSLDEVVCTNCGQCIVHCPTGALTEKSYVEKVWDALSDPDINVIVQTAPAVRVGLGEELGLGLGTRVTGKMVSALKRLGFDSVLDTDFTADLTIMEEGTELLTRLKRALVDDDADVALPMATSCSPGWVKYIEHKYPEYLPNLSTCKSPQQMFGALAKTYYAKKINVAPENIVSVSIMPCTAKKFEANRPEMKDSGYKDVDFVLTTRELAVMIKQAGIEFEKLNDESFDSMMGIGSGAGVIFGASGGVMEAALRTAYEIVTGREVPFSNLEITPVRGLEGVKEAIIKIEGTVEAWSFLEGVELKCAITNGLENAHQLMEAIKKGDKFYHFIEIMACPGGCLGGGGQPFPVDNEIRQQRMNAIYDEDRHLPIRKSHENPEIIQIYKEFLENPLSHKSHKLLHTSYVKREQY, encoded by the coding sequence ATGGTGAATTTAACAATTAATGGAATAGCTGTTAGTGTTAAGGAAAATAAGACCATACTCGAGGCTGCTAAAGAACTCCATATAAAAATACCAACTCTTTGTTATCACAAAGACCTTTGCGTTGCAGGAAACTGCAGAGTTTGTATTGTGGAACAAGTGGGTAATCAAAAATTGGTTGCATCCTGTGCTACTCCTGTTTCGGAGGGAATGGAAATTAATACAAATACTTTAAAAGTTCGAAATTGCCGGAAACATATTATTGAACTTTTACTCACAGAACATAGAGAAGAATGTACCAAATGCTATAGAAATGGACATTGTGAGTTGCAAGCATTGTCGGCAGAATATCAAATCACAAATCAAGATTTTATTGATTTGGTTCCTGATAAGAATTATACCATTGATATGCTGTCACCAGCAATTGTAAAGGATGACAGTAAGTGTATTCGTTGTCAGCGATGTGTTCGCACATGTGCCGAAATACAAAGCGTTGGTGCTATTGCTGTAGCTCATAAAGGATCGAAGATGAAGATTTCTACATTCTTCGACCGATCGCTTGATGAAGTTGTTTGTACCAATTGCGGCCAGTGTATTGTTCATTGTCCGACAGGTGCGCTAACCGAAAAATCCTATGTAGAAAAAGTATGGGATGCACTTTCCGATCCAGATATAAATGTTATCGTACAAACGGCTCCGGCTGTTCGTGTTGGATTAGGTGAAGAGCTCGGGTTGGGATTAGGAACCCGTGTTACTGGGAAAATGGTTTCTGCATTAAAAAGATTAGGTTTTGATTCCGTTCTGGATACTGATTTTACTGCCGATTTAACGATCATGGAAGAAGGCACAGAATTACTTACAAGATTGAAACGAGCTTTGGTCGATGATGATGCAGATGTCGCACTTCCGATGGCTACTTCATGTTCGCCAGGATGGGTTAAATATATAGAGCATAAGTATCCGGAGTATTTGCCTAATTTGTCTACTTGTAAATCACCGCAACAGATGTTTGGTGCTTTGGCTAAAACGTATTACGCAAAAAAAATAAATGTTGCGCCTGAAAATATCGTATCTGTTTCGATTATGCCTTGTACGGCAAAGAAGTTTGAAGCAAATCGACCCGAAATGAAAGACAGTGGGTATAAGGATGTTGATTTTGTTTTAACTACCAGAGAACTGGCTGTGATGATAAAACAGGCAGGTATCGAATTCGAAAAGTTAAACGATGAAAGTTTTGACTCGATGATGGGGATTGGATCTGGTGCCGGTGTTATTTTTGGTGCCTCAGGTGGAGTTATGGAGGCAGCTTTAAGGACAGCTTATGAGATTGTTACAGGTCGTGAAGTTCCTTTCTCTAACCTAGAGATTACTCCTGTTCGTGGTTTGGAAGGGGTAAAAGAGGCGATAATTAAAATTGAGGGAACTGTTGAAGCATGGAGCTTTTTGGAAGGAGTTGAATTAAAATGCGCTATAACAAATGGTCTCGAGAATGCTCATCAGTTAATGGAAGCAATTAAGAAAGGTGATAAATTCTATCATTTTATTGAAATAATGGCTTGTCCAGGTGGTTGTCTGGGAGGTGGAGGTCAACCATTCCCTGTTGATAATGAAATTCGTCAACAAAGGATGAATGCTATTTACGATGAGGATAGACATCTTCCAATTCGAAAATCTCATGAAAACCCTGAAATTATTCAGATCTACAAGGAATTTCTGGAAAATCCACTAAGTCATAAATCGCATAAACTTCTTCATACATCTTACGTGAAGAGAGAACAGTATTAG